Proteins found in one Parcubacteria group bacterium genomic segment:
- a CDS encoding 50S ribosomal protein L25, which translates to MDKIALEAKTRDVLGRKTNKGRKEGLIPAVVYGKGIPGKNIWVKLLDFKRLIKKSGESTVIDLKIDEKDNRNVLIYDTQKDPVRDNYIHIDFFQVRMDEEIETEVELEYVGEAPAVKELGGVLVKNIDAIEVKCLPADLPSSIEVNISNLKTFDDRITLGDLNISKKIELSIDLETVVALVAPPRSEDEMSALETKVEADVTKVAGVVKETAPEAGTEKKEEKKGK; encoded by the coding sequence ATGGATAAAATCGCATTAGAAGCAAAAACGCGAGATGTTTTGGGTCGCAAGACTAACAAGGGCAGGAAAGAAGGTCTGATTCCGGCCGTGGTTTATGGCAAGGGAATTCCCGGGAAAAATATTTGGGTAAAGCTCCTGGATTTCAAACGCTTGATCAAGAAATCGGGAGAAAGCACAGTGATTGATCTCAAAATTGATGAGAAGGATAATCGCAACGTGCTAATTTATGATACGCAAAAAGACCCGGTGCGGGATAATTATATCCACATCGATTTTTTCCAGGTGCGGATGGACGAAGAAATTGAAACGGAAGTGGAATTGGAATATGTTGGTGAAGCGCCAGCTGTAAAAGAACTGGGGGGTGTATTGGTGAAGAATATCGATGCGATCGAAGTGAAATGTTTGCCGGCCGATCTGCCATCAAGCATCGAAGTGAATATTTCGAACCTCAAGACTTTTGACGATCGGATCACTTTGGGAGATTTGAATATTTCCAAGAAAATCGAACTGAGCATCGATTTGGAAACTGTGGTGGCGCTTGTTGCTCCGCCAAGATCGGAAGATGAGATGTCCGCGCTCGAAACTAAGGTGGAAGCTGACGTGACTAAGGTCGCTGGAGTAGTCAAGGAGACTGCGCCAGAAGCGGGCACAGAAAAGAAAGAGGAAAAGAAAGGAAAGTAG